TCGGTCGCGTTCGAAGATCGCCAGCGCCGGATGTGCAGAGAGGGCCGCGTATTCAGCCACGGCTCGCAGGTCTGCCTCGCTCAGCCGAATAGTGCTACTGGACATGCCATCCTTACCGCGTCGCTATGCGAGGATAGGCGCAAATCGGGTAGAATGCCCCATTGCGGCATGGCGAAACGCGTTTCGGGAGGCCCTTACACGCCTTCTTCGTGGAACTTGTCGTTCACCAGGTCGGTGATCGCCTGCAGCGCGGCCTCCGCCTCGGGCCCGGTGGCGGAGACCAGGATCTTGGTTCCCGGCGCCGCCGCCAGCATCATCAGGCCCATGATCGAGCGGCCGCCGACGGTCTCGCCGCCGCGCGTCACCCAGACCTCGGCCCGGAACTTCTCGACCATCTGCACGAATTTCGCCGAGGCCCGCGCATGCAGGCCGCGCTTGTTGGTGATCAGCAGCTCTCGCGAGATGGCTCCGGCAGGGACAGCCGGGCCGGCGACGTTGTCCTGCTGAGCATCCTCGTCGCTCATTTGCCGGCGAGCACCCGGCTGGCGATGGTGACGTATTTGCGTCCCGCCTCCTGCGCCATCGCGATGGCGTCGGGCAGCGAGCGCTCCTCGCGCACCTTGGCGAGCTTCACCAGCATGGGCAGGTTGATGCCCGCGAGCACCTCGACCTTGGGCCGGCTCATGCAGGAGATGGCGAGATTCGACGGCGTGCCGCCGAACATGTCGGTGAGAATGGCGACACCGTCGCCGGTGTCGACGCGGTTCACGGCTTCGATGATGTCGCTGCGACAGAGATCGGAATCATCGTCGGCGCCAATCGTGACCGCTTCGATTTGTTTTTGAGGACCCATGACGTGTTCCAGCGCCGCCCTGAACTCGTCGGCGAGGCGCCCATGGGTCACCAGTACCAGGCCAATCATCGGATACTCCTCGCGGGCGCCTTGGGTGCACCGCACGAACGCGCCACTTTGACCATCCGGAGCCCTCGCGCAAGAGGGCATATTCGCGAGTCTCCCGGATTCTGGCATACAGAATGGGAGGGGGCGGCGGTCTACTCGGTCGCGATAGTGGGGCTGATATGGTTACCAATTTGCCCCACACAATCGGCCGAAAGATTACCGGAACATGAAAGCTTGAGTGGTAATTAGTTCCGCCACAACCAGCGGGAGGGGTGAGAAACCCGGGCCGACAGGTATCCGTGGCAATTCGATACCGTTGAGATGAATCCGAAGCGATTCGGCGTTCGGCAGGCGGGCAGCGTCCTCGGCCATCAGGTCAACCACAAGCCCAAGTTTCGCCTCCGACACATGGTCGCAGGCGCGGATTCCAAGGCCGCGGATCTCGATCAGCCCGGCCAGAGCGGGCGCGGGGCTCACCCACATTTCCCCGCCGCGTGTGGCGAGATGAACACGGTCGTCGCCCACCAGAACCGTTGGCGGCAGCTGTCCCGCGCGTCCGGCGAGGATCAGATCGAAGGCGAGTCGGGATTTACCGGAACCGGAGGGGCCCCGGATCAGGACGGCCTGCTCCCCAACCTGGACGGCAGACGCATGGATGCTCGCCGTTTCGTTCGTCACGACGCCGGCAGCCGGACGACGAAGCGAGCCCCGGCCGAGGTCGGATGTCCGTCGGCGTCAACAGGGCCGGGCCGGTTCTCGGCCCAGATCCGCCCGCCATGGGCGTCGATGATCTGCTTGGAGATCGACAGGCCCAGCCCGGAATTCTGGCCAAAGCCCTGGTGCGGCCGGTCGGTATAGAACCGCTCGAAGATGCGCTGCAGGGCGTCCTCGCGAATGCCGGGGCCGTCATCATCGACGGTGATCTCGATCTCCGAGCGCACGCGCCGGCAGGTGATGCGCACCTTGCCGCCGGCCGCGGAGAACGATTGCGCGTTCGACAGAAGGTTGGAGATCACCTGGCCGAGCCGCGAATCATGCCCGGGCACCGAGAAGGTGTCGTTGGCGCCGCGGCCCTCGAAGCGGACCTCGACGGTGACGTCGGTGCCGAGCTTGGTCTCGTTGGCGACCGAGGTCAGCGTGTTCAGCAGCCGGCGCAGATCGACCAGGGTCATGTCCTGGCGCTGCAGCTCGGCATCGAGCCGGCTGGCGTCGGAAATGTCGGAGATCAGCCGGTCGAGCCGCTTCACGTCGTGCTCGATCACGGCGAGCAGGCGGGCGCGGCTGTTGTCGTTGCGCGCCAGCGGCAGCGTCTCGACCGCCGAGCGCAGCGAGGTCAGCGGGTTCTTGAGCTCGTGGGCAACGTCGGCGGCGAACATCTCGATCGCCTCGATGCGGTTGTAGAGCGCGTCTGTCATGTCGCGCAGCGCCCCGGAGAGATGGCCGATCTCGTCGCGGCGGCGGGTGAAGTCGGGAATCTCGACGCGGGTCTTGATGCGGCGGCGGACCCGCTCGGCACTGTCGGCGAGCCGGCGCACCGGACCGGCGATGGTGCTGGCGAGCAGCAGCGACAGCACGATCATGACGGCGGAGGCGACGCCGCCGACCTTCAGAATGGCAAGACGCTCGGCGGTGACCATCTGGTCGATGTCGTCGCCCTGCGTCGACAGCATCAGGGCGCCGTGGATGGTGCGCGAGCGCTGCACCGACACCGCGACCGAGACGATCACTT
This region of Bradyrhizobium sp. SZCCHNS1050 genomic DNA includes:
- a CDS encoding HPr family phosphocarrier protein produces the protein MSDEDAQQDNVAGPAVPAGAISRELLITNKRGLHARASAKFVQMVEKFRAEVWVTRGGETVGGRSIMGLMMLAAAPGTKILVSATGPEAEAALQAITDLVNDKFHEEGV
- a CDS encoding PTS sugar transporter subunit IIA yields the protein MIGLVLVTHGRLADEFRAALEHVMGPQKQIEAVTIGADDDSDLCRSDIIEAVNRVDTGDGVAILTDMFGGTPSNLAISCMSRPKVEVLAGINLPMLVKLAKVREERSLPDAIAMAQEAGRKYVTIASRVLAGK
- a CDS encoding HPr kinase/phosphatase C-terminal domain-containing protein; its protein translation is MTNETASIHASAVQVGEQAVLIRGPSGSGKSRLAFDLILAGRAGQLPPTVLVGDDRVHLATRGGEMWVSPAPALAGLIEIRGLGIRACDHVSEAKLGLVVDLMAEDAARLPNAESLRIHLNGIELPRIPVGPGFSPLPLVVAELITTQAFMFR
- a CDS encoding sensor histidine kinase, coding for MLDRTQLDPAVNAHDAAAAIASEAADETPHVSGWQRPLSWLRRAGQFLFALSFSSLTRRIVSLNIAGLLALVASILYLSQFRAGLIDARAQSLLVQAEIIAGAIAASATVQTNTITIDPERLLDLKPGESYGAPDEYSPLDFPINPERVAPVLRTLISPTKTRARIYDPNGGLLLDSRNLENVLRFDLPPPSSEKPGFVERALISVRTWLNRGDLPLYREYGPENGNGYEEVADALKGQKRSMVRVNSRGEVIVSVAVSVQRSRTIHGALMLSTQGDDIDQMVTAERLAILKVGGVASAVMIVLSLLLASTIAGPVRRLADSAERVRRRIKTRVEIPDFTRRRDEIGHLSGALRDMTDALYNRIEAIEMFAADVAHELKNPLTSLRSAVETLPLARNDNSRARLLAVIEHDVKRLDRLISDISDASRLDAELQRQDMTLVDLRRLLNTLTSVANETKLGTDVTVEVRFEGRGANDTFSVPGHDSRLGQVISNLLSNAQSFSAAGGKVRITCRRVRSEIEITVDDDGPGIREDALQRIFERFYTDRPHQGFGQNSGLGLSISKQIIDAHGGRIWAENRPGPVDADGHPTSAGARFVVRLPAS